The proteins below come from a single Malus domestica chromosome 03, GDT2T_hap1 genomic window:
- the LOC103424668 gene encoding protein transport protein SEC23 D has product MAVRASVSRFPIDAGAHESSGIPWGVSVTPFATKDENGQWPAYGSDGQLLPRCENCWAYFNTFCELDQWSWNCALCGNPQGLSSQAIARYSHPQSCPEMMSSFVDLELPVEESDEVMQPRPVYVAVIDLSSSEEFLELIKSALLASLEALGPGSLFGLATFSHKLGLYDVQGPIPVVKNVFIPPETDGTLPIELEDVMPLLQFLAPVETCKDRIGSALETLRPTTSWERTTAAGQGIDGVLMGGRGFGVAMEALLNYLGSEYGSTFALGRVFAFLSGPPDYGAGQLDTRRYGEQYASKGEDADRALLPEQTPFYRDLAAVAVQAGVCVDIFAVTNEYTDLASLKFLSVDSGGSLYLYSNTDDSTLPQDMYRMLSRPYAFGCVLRLRTSSEFKTGHSYGHFFPDPQYENVQHIICCDSYATYAYDFEFEDTKGFAKHGSEPPIIQIAFQYTVVLPPKELSDSTSVSSSRGKYSLKRRLRIRTLQCGVAQNMNELYDSVDPEVILSLLVHKVILASLEQGVREGRILLHDWLVILTAQYNEAYKLIQYKNGSAGTAQIDVAFTQCPELQSLPRLVFALLRNPLLRFHEEGVHPDYRIYLQCLFSALEPSSLHRAVYPVLTSYSTPDKQAYPRHSLSRAALITSGSPIFFLDAFTSLIVFYSSTADPSLPFPPPHDCLLRTVINNLKKERCITPKLIFIRGGQDDATPFENYLIEEQDVDGSGITSVMGFVSFLEDVTQSVLEYMKSGI; this is encoded by the exons ATGGCGGTCCGAGCCTCCGTGTCGCGGTTTCCGATCGACGCCGGGGCCCACGAGAGCTCAGGCATCCCATGGGGCGTTTCGGTGACGCCGTTCGCGACGAAGGACGAGAACGGCCAGTGGCCGGCGTACGGATCGGACGGCCAGCTGCTGCCGAGGTGCGAGAACTGCTGGGCGTATTTCAACACGTTCTGCGAGCTGGATCAGTGGTCGTGGAACTGTGCCCTGTGCGGAAACCCCCAGGGGCTTTCGTCTCAGGCCATTGCTCGATACTCGCACCCTCAGTCCTGCCCCGAAATGATGTCCTCGTTCGTAGATCTGGAGCTTCCTG TAGAAGAGTCGGATGAAGTAATGCAACCTCGCCCAGTTTACGTTGCAGTCATTGATTTGTCCT CTTCAGAAGAATTTTTGGAACTTATTAAAAGTGCATTGCTGGCCTCCTTGGAAG CTCTTGGGCCCGGTTCTCTGTTTGGTCTTGCTACTTTTAGCCACAAATTAGGGTTGTATGATGTTCAAGGACCTATACCAGTTGTAAAGAATGTTTTCATTCCACCGGAAACAGATGGTACCCTaccaattgagcttgaagatGTCATGCCATTGTTACAGTTTTTGGCTCCA GTGGAAACTTGTAAGGACCGTATTGGATCTGCACTTGAAACGCTCAGACCAACAACTTCATGGGAGAGAACTACAGCAGCTGGTCAAGGAATTGATGGTGTTTTGATGGGCGGGCGAGGGTTTGGGGTGGCAATGGAAGCACTTTTGAACTACCTTGGATCTGAGTATGGAAGTACATTTGCATTAG GTAGAGTCTTTGCCTTTTTGTCTGGTCCTCCTGATTATGGAGCTGGGCAACTAGATACAAGACGTTATGGTGAACAATATGCTAGTAAGGGAGAGGATGCGGACCGTGCATTGCTTCCTGAGCAGACACCATTCTACAGAGATCTG GCTGCTGTCGCTGTTCAAGCAGGTGTTTGCGTGGACATTTTTGCTGTTACAAATGAGTATACAGATTTGGCGTCTTTGAAGTTTCTAAGTGTAGACAGTGGAggctcattgtatttatattcGAACACTGATGACTCAACTCTTCCTCAGGACAT GTACCGAATGCTAAGTCGGCCATATGCTTTTGGTTGTGTACTGCGATTGAGGACCTCATCTGAATTCAAAACTGGCCACTCT TATGGTCATTTCTTTCCGGATCCACAGTATGAGAATGTTCAACACATTATCTGTTGTGATTCTTATGCGACATATGCTTATGACTTTGAGTTTGAAGACACCAAGGGATTTGCAAA ACATGGATCAGAGCCTCCTATTATACAGATTGCATTTCAATACACTGTTGTACTGCCTCCTAAGGAGCTCTCCGATTCAACATCCGTGTCCTCAAGTAG agGCAAGTATTCCCTTAAACGACGACTAAGGATCCGAACATTACAATGTGGAGTTGCCCAAAATATGAATGAACTCTACGACAGTGTTGATCCTGAAGTAATCCTGTCACTGCTTGTTCACAAG GTTATACTAGCCTCTTTGGAGCAAGGAGTTCGGGAAGGCAGAATATTGCTTCATGATTGGCTTGTGATCCTAACAGCTCAATACAATGAAGCGTATAAACTAATTCAATACAAGAATGGGAGTGCAGGAACTGCTCAGATTGATGTTGCATTCACACAATGTCCAGAACTGCAGTCTTTGCCCCGCTTGGTTTTTGCATTGCTTCGAAATCCTCTGCTCCGTTTTCATGAAGAAGGTGTTCATCCGGACTACCGAATCTACCTGCAGTGCCTTTTCAG TGCACTGGAACCAAGTTCACTTCATCGTGCCGTGTATCCAGTGCTGACCTCCTATTCTACTCCAGACAAACAAGCATACCCACGCCATTCACTGAGTCGTGCAGCGCTGATTACCAGTGGTAGTCCTATATTTTTCCTTGATGCATTTACGTCTCTGATTGTGTTCTATTCCTCAACGGCAGACCCTTCACTTCCTTTTCCTCCACCTCATGATT GTTTGTTGCGGACTGTGATCAACAATTTGAAGAAAGAGAGATGCATCACCCCCAAACTCATATTTATCAGAGGAGGGCAGGACGATGCTACACCTTTCGAGAATTATCTTATTGAGGAACAGGATGTTGACGGAAGCGGTATAACGAGCGTTATgggttttgtttcctttctggAGGATGTTACGCAGAGTGTGCTAGAATACATGAAGTCTGGTATCTGA